A stretch of Brassica rapa cultivar Chiifu-401-42 chromosome A08, CAAS_Brap_v3.01, whole genome shotgun sequence DNA encodes these proteins:
- the LOC103834127 gene encoding uncharacterized protein LOC103834127 isoform X2, translating into MVENSVKPSSKEDTLASSRPMAARNLRGVGDLADDLSRFNDAEVASYLNTTKESLLMKIAWELMNPEYKNGTQRKPTTTVKKKDPISKTTAAPSKKTSATTTQSNAESEKKKRLSPYINLDVLDKLFEDDENSPKRTKLEEPVVVGDKMENFQESREDEPVLNENYSNEDANGGYGDADLEYEDQDEDNEDIIW; encoded by the exons ATG GTGGAGAATTCAGTAAAACCATCCTCAAAAGAAGACACATTGGCATCTTCTAGACCAATGGCGGCTAGAAACCTAAGAGGTGTTGGTGATCTTGCAGATGACTTATCTCGTTTTAATGATGCTGAG GTTGCTAGTTATCTAAATACTACAAAAGAATCACTCCTGATGAAGATAGCATGGGAGCTGATGAACCCTGAgtacaaaaat GGAACGCAGAGGAAACCTACTACTACAGTGAAAAAGAAAGATCCTATTAGTAAGACTACTGCTGCTCCTAGTAAGAAAACTTCTGCAACCACAACCCAAAGCAATGCAGAAAGTGAAAAGAAAAAG AGACTGAGTCCATATATCAATTTGGATGTCTTGGATAAGCTATTTGAAGATGAT GAGAACTCTCCAAAGAGGACTAAGTTGGAGGAACCAGTCGTTGTTGGTGAcaaaatggaaaattttcagGAAAGCAG AGAAGATGAACCAGTTTTGAACGAGAATTACAGTAATGAAGATGCTAATGGAGGATATGGAGATGCTGATCTTGAATATGAAGATCAAGATGAAGATAATGAAGATATAATTTGGTGA
- the LOC103834127 gene encoding uncharacterized protein DDB_G0290587 isoform X3, translating into MWQTTPIFTHVASYLNTTKESLLMKIAWELMNPEYKNGTQRKPTTTVKKKDPISKTTAAPSKKTSATTTQSNAESEKKKRLSPYINLDVLDKLFEDDENSPKRTKLEEPVVVGDKMENFQESSEECLLEPEGSEEDEPVLNENYSNEDANGGYGDADLEYEDQDEDNEDIIW; encoded by the exons ATGTGGCAAACCACGCCTATTTTTACACAT GTTGCTAGTTATCTAAATACTACAAAAGAATCACTCCTGATGAAGATAGCATGGGAGCTGATGAACCCTGAgtacaaaaat GGAACGCAGAGGAAACCTACTACTACAGTGAAAAAGAAAGATCCTATTAGTAAGACTACTGCTGCTCCTAGTAAGAAAACTTCTGCAACCACAACCCAAAGCAATGCAGAAAGTGAAAAGAAAAAG AGACTGAGTCCATATATCAATTTGGATGTCTTGGATAAGCTATTTGAAGATGAT GAGAACTCTCCAAAGAGGACTAAGTTGGAGGAACCAGTCGTTGTTGGTGAcaaaatggaaaattttcagGAAAGCAGTGAAGAATGCCTTTTGGAACCTGAGGGTTCTGAAGAAGATGAACCAGTTTTGAACGAGAATTACAGTAATGAAGATGCTAATGGAGGATATGGAGATGCTGATCTTGAATATGAAGATCAAGATGAAGATAATGAAGATATAATTTGGTGA
- the LOC103834127 gene encoding uncharacterized protein DDB_G0290587 isoform X1 — MVENSVKPSSKEDTLASSRPMAARNLRGVGDLADDLSRFNDAEVASYLNTTKESLLMKIAWELMNPEYKNGTQRKPTTTVKKKDPISKTTAAPSKKTSATTTQSNAESEKKKRLSPYINLDVLDKLFEDDENSPKRTKLEEPVVVGDKMENFQESSEECLLEPEGSEEDEPVLNENYSNEDANGGYGDADLEYEDQDEDNEDIIW; from the exons ATG GTGGAGAATTCAGTAAAACCATCCTCAAAAGAAGACACATTGGCATCTTCTAGACCAATGGCGGCTAGAAACCTAAGAGGTGTTGGTGATCTTGCAGATGACTTATCTCGTTTTAATGATGCTGAG GTTGCTAGTTATCTAAATACTACAAAAGAATCACTCCTGATGAAGATAGCATGGGAGCTGATGAACCCTGAgtacaaaaat GGAACGCAGAGGAAACCTACTACTACAGTGAAAAAGAAAGATCCTATTAGTAAGACTACTGCTGCTCCTAGTAAGAAAACTTCTGCAACCACAACCCAAAGCAATGCAGAAAGTGAAAAGAAAAAG AGACTGAGTCCATATATCAATTTGGATGTCTTGGATAAGCTATTTGAAGATGAT GAGAACTCTCCAAAGAGGACTAAGTTGGAGGAACCAGTCGTTGTTGGTGAcaaaatggaaaattttcagGAAAGCAGTGAAGAATGCCTTTTGGAACCTGAGGGTTCTGAAGAAGATGAACCAGTTTTGAACGAGAATTACAGTAATGAAGATGCTAATGGAGGATATGGAGATGCTGATCTTGAATATGAAGATCAAGATGAAGATAATGAAGATATAATTTGGTGA
- the LOC103834128 gene encoding iron-sulfur protein NUBPL, which produces MASVALLRSLRRREIHAASITAYKFSSASAGGRKPELRLDGVKDIIAVASGKGGVGKSSTAVNLAVALANKFKLKIGLLDADVYGPSVPIMMSINQKPQVNQDMRMIPVENYGVKCMSMGLLVEKDAPIVWRGPMVMSALAKMTRGVDWGDLDVLVVDMPPGTGDAQITISQNLKLSGAVIVSTPQDVALADANRGISMFDKVRVPILGLVENMSCFVCPHCNEASFIFGKEGARKMAAKKGLKLIGEIPLEMKIREGSDEGVPVVVSSPGSVVSKAYEGLAQNVVNGLKELRDNPENEIQMKLNVPHSSHSS; this is translated from the exons atgGCCTCGGTCGCGCTTCTTCGGTCTCTCCGCCGCCGCGAAATCCACGCAGCTTCCATCACCGCGTACAAATTC AGCTCTGCAAGCGCCGGCGGGAGGAAGCCGGAGCTCCGGTTAGACGGAGTCAAAGATATAATCGCCGTTGCGTCTGGTAAAGGCGGAGTTGGAAAGTCTTCCACTGCTG TTAACTTAGCTGTTGCGTTAGCCAACAAATTTAAACTCAAGATTGGGTTGCTTGATGCTGATGTGTACGGACCATCTGTTCCGATCATGATGAGTATCAATCAAAAGCCTCAAGTTAACCAAG atatgAGGATGATTCCGGTAGAGAACTATGGAGTTAAATGCATGTCAATGGGACTCCTTGTTGAAAAAGATGCACCTATTGTGTGGAGAGGTCCTATG GTAATGAGTGCTCTTGCTAAGATGACGAGAGGAGTTGATTGGGGAGATCTTGATGTTCTTGTTGTTGATATGCCTCCTGGAACCGGTGATGCACAAATTACCATATCTCAAAACCTTAAACTCTcag GTGCTGTGATTGTGTCCACTCCACAAGATGTAGCGCTTGCTGATGCTAATAGAGGAATCTCCATGTTCGACAAAGTTAGAGTACCT ATCTTGGGACTTGTGGAGAACATGAGTTGCTTCGTTTGTCCCCACTGTAACGAGGCTTCTTTCATTTTTGGGAAAGAAGGAGCACGCAAGATGGCTGCGAAGAAGGGCTTGAAACTCATCGGTGAG ATTCCACTGGAAATGAAGATTAGAGAAGGGTCTGATGAAGGTGTTCCTGTGGTTGTTTCTTCCCCTGGTTCTGTAGTATCAAAAGCTTATGAAGGTCTAGCTCAAAACGTGGTGAATGGGCTCAAGGAGCTACGTGATAATCCTGAGAATGAGATTCAGATGAAACTTAACGTTCCACATTCTAGCCACTCATCATAG